The sequence caactttttcaaatctcaaaacaataataatattaaaaaataatattctaacaatattttttcaatttttatcttttatctaaaaccatcttacCTTTATCTCTtaatccaaaccagccctaaaaattattttgtaccagactaattccattttttttctttaaagaaatacTCATTAAGAGGCTTCATTTTGTCTAGGATGTTCCACTACACTGATCAGCAAAAAAACACAAAGCGAAGTTAAGAGAATCAGACTCTGTCGGATCCAATCTATTCCTTAGTAATTCcaattccaagaaaataattcatattttattttccaatttgcTTGAAGCCTCCAACAACAAATCCACAAGTGAGAAGATAGTCAACAGCCAAACAGCTTCTCGACAGACAATTGGATTGAACCTAAAATTAAAGAGATCCCAAGCTCTTTGCTGACCAGAAGAAAGGAGCCTAATAAACACACTTGAGGTGGATGCCATCTCACAATTATATAATCAAAACCAGAAAACCATGTCCACTCTTTAGTTATGGCATGTTCCTGACTTGTACCATCCAATGCAGTCTTGCTGCAATTCAAAAAAGCCATGCATCTCTTTGCGGATTAAGACCTTGGAAGTCTTAAGTGACAGAGAGATAGACACATGATCTGAACCCTACATCATTTAATATTGTACGTGTGAGTTTTTCAGAGACCatcaaatgctcaataaatGTTTCAAAATCCTTTTCCGATGTATATTTCTTTCCCATTACTAAATTTAAATAAGATATCGAGggatatttatttgtttcaaatGTGGAGGACTTGAGAATAATGATAGGAAATTCATTCACATagacatcaatttataaactaaGGCGCATGCAATCTTTGAAAGAtcctggattttttttttttttttatatggatttaCAACCATATAATTCCAAAACTGTGGAACTCtagaaagaataataataataataataataataaatattaagttgAAGGAAGTTTACAGCatagtttaaagaaaaaaatattacgaaTAATGATTGTACCTAATCATCTCAGTTCCTTGATGAATCTATCGtccattcttaaaaaaaatgaggttcTCTTGCTAGAAGTTGGATGAGAGAGATTGTCAATGAATCACTATGACACTATTAACTCATTGGAGAGATAACTATGTTTTAacgagtaattctacatacaaccgtgaagtgcgtaaatgctgtgtaatcgctttgaaaaatagtggggtccactattaattttattttattttatttttatttttatttttttcatgtggatcccaagttttattcaatattttcaaaacaattacgcgGCAGCTGCCATATTTAGGattcgtttggttacacaattcagatgagattagatgagatgttttgttgaaaattgaataaaatattgttataatataattttttaatataaattttattttaaaatttaaaaaagttgaattttttattaaattttgtgtaagtttaaaaaaattataatgattatgtgcgatgagatgagatagtttgattttgtataaatttattatttatttagtatgTTGTGATTGCAAATTCTTTATAAAACCCCAAGAAAGTAAAGCATCCTTTTCCTCGCTTCTTCCAATTTTGTTTGCAATTCAATATGCCAAAAATTAGAATATGTAATCTTAGACTACAATTGATAAAAAGGATCAAACACACTGAATAATAGAAGATTGGTTTCCGTTCAAGTTGGTATTATGTTCTGCTCTCCAATGAACTAAACTGCATCATCTGATAACCCATGGTTCGCCATTGTAATCCTATAATGCTCAGATTGAGGGTCTGAGGGTTCTTCTCTTTACCTCACGTACGGCAACACGAagaagggtaaaaaaaaaaaagcactgtTTATGAACAATTCCCCCCTCCCCTCTCCGTGTAAGTAGCACCAATCAAATGCAGTATTTATTCTCTTTATATGGGGTCAAAACTGAAATGGAGATTAAATGGAGAAAGCCAATCTCAACCtacaaaatccattttttttaaaaggccaATTCTATACTGTTACACTACCATTAACCCTACTCCAAACAAGAGGGCGTACCATATTAAATATACACAACTGTTGCTGAAAAACTATGGCAAAAGTGGGGGGAAAAACATTAGAATAAGGAAAGACGAGCAAACCAAACCTGCCAATTTAATAACTTACATAGATACAGCTGCATGATCTTCTAAAAGAGAGGTCGgtcaagcttttttttttttttttcaaattattcgGATGGGCTTTCCAGCAAAGGAGCCTTCAACAGGGCTTGATTTCAAATCCAATGCTGAGAAGAGTGCGAGCTGATTCCATTGCTTTCTCACCTCCAAGTTCCATGGCTTCCCCAGTCAGTTCTCCTTCTGTGTCCACCGACCATTGGGTTGAAGAAGATTGGTTATGAAGCTTGTCGGTTTTCTTCAATTGCAAATTACTCATTGAAGCAGGAGCAGCAGCAGCTACAAGAGGAGCACTTGGTGGGCCATGTCGCTTCTTAGGTACAGGCATGTCATGGTCATGTACCCCCTTGTATGTTATGATCACTGCACTTGCATTATCGACGGCTGTCTCGATGTGCTTACGGACAGGACATCCAGCAGAAGTGCATCTATAATAGTTTCTGAAAATTTGTTTGAGAGactaattagaagaaaaaaggaagagaaagcaCAGAATAATTTAAACCGGACGGGGACAACCCAAGTGAAAAATTGGACCTGGCAACCACACATCATTTGGATACTTTGAAGTGCCAATGGAAGGAATGGGAACATGGTTACACTTGCTAAAGAAAGAGCCATTGATAAAGCAATGGAAACATCTTCCTTTCCTCTCCCTCAAAGTATTGTAGATCTAAATGGGTCCTTATTACCTTTGTGCAATTTTGGCTGAAGACAggtacaaaaataatttcagttcTTCCAAATGCATCTTTCATAATGTTACCACATTATGGAAGGTTTGAAGGAAAGAGAACAGATTGTGGAAGGCACTACCAACTATGGGacatcacatattttttttttggatagttCAGAAGTTATGAGACCTACACGCTAGCCAACTGTGCCACCACCCCATTGGTGACTATGGGACATCACAATCTTTGACCGCATGGAACACGGAATAACAGAGTTTAAAACTTAACTACACGATGAATCACCAAAAAGCTACATATATGCAGCAATATGAAATTGGCAGCTAGCAATATCAAGTGCCGGCACTGATTATAAAATGAAGATTGCATTACGaagatttaaaaatgaaataggCATGCACCTGGGGTGAGGATTTCCCTTCACCATTTTCTGTCCATACTTGCGCCACCTGTATCCATCACCTGAAATCCCCACATCTCCGGCTGCATGCACAACAAATTTCGGTTTCTTGCCAGGTTTTATTACAGAGCCTGAATGTGCCAAGTCACTTTTCTTCACTCTGGTTTTCAAAAGGGCGGAAAGATTATTCAAACCAGATACTAGCAATCACATATAAGACAATATGAGAGGAAACCAATTCATTGAACACTTGCCTTCTTTTTGGTTCTGGTTCATTAGCGTGCTCCTCCTTGACCTTAATTTCACAATTCCCATTGGAGTCACTTGAGTTCTGTCGTTTTCTCTCAGGATTTGTGGGTGTTTCTTGTATAGTTTCTTCTGAAACTTTGAGTGACTCTGATTCATTAGGCATTTGGATGGGACGCTCTGCAAAACTATTTCCCATAACGGGCTTGGCAGATAATGCAAGCTTATTTTCCTTCGTGCAACTAAATTTCCGTGGTGGATCATGGCCATGTTggcttttataaataatatcaattataTGACCTGAATGATCGGAGCATTCGATTTTCTTAGCACAACACTCAGAAAAAGTGCACCTGTAATAGCTTCGAGAACCCTTGGGACTTTTCACTTGCTTCTGACCATATTTGCGCCAGTTATAACCATCAGAAGATGGTGTCTTCGTAACAGGAACAAGAGATAAAGATTTAAGGTCAGAAGAACTTTGTTGATCTGTTTTTGGCATGCATTCAGTATTTCCCTTTGCTTGTGAAAGTCTTTGTTCTCGTAGAGTGGGGCTTGGAAGAGGTAATATTGATTGTGTAACAGAAGTTGGTGATAGTTCCGATGAAGTAGGACATAAAGACACCTGAGACTTATGTTGTGTCAGAGCATCGGCAGGCTGGGCTGTTAAAGTTGCCACAACTTCCTGCTGGGGTAGCCGAATTTGATCCTGAgaaatacaaaagaaagaaacttatattacgaggaaaaaaaaaaaaaaaaaaaacttgacatGATCTTGTACAAGATGTATCTAGGTCAGCATTTAGATATGTAAATTATAAGGAgctgtttctttattttttatttttgcaatgcAGAGCATAAGCAACTAATGGTTCGAATAACATAATCCACTGTCCAGATTAGTAGGAGCATGTACCAACCACACATATCAAAAGACAGTTCTCCCCACATATAACAGCCGCCTAGGCTTTTCAAATGATTTAAAAGCCAAAACCCCAAGCTTTCTCTTTGTATATGGTATTCCTCCTTCGTAAGCAAAGgtaaattaataaaactcaaGGTATCACCCtgtttaaaagtaaaaataaagaattgacAGGACTGATTTCAATTTTCAAGAACTTTTCAAAAGGAGGAAGCATTACTTTACAGGAGGTTTCGGCCTATTACCAAACTTATGCCTTTATGGAACTTGGccaatatatgaattttatttcaaaGTTCAAGATTAAGCATTCAAATTATGACACTCCATAAAAGTTTTGCAAACCATGAAGATGAGAATTAATAAGTAAAGTTATTATCTCTTCCTTTTGAGGGGACTCCTGAAATACGTGTCTGAGTATATGAATGTTTCACATAAGTCATGctcatgataatttttttttgtttttgcaaataGATCCATTCTGGGTGTTAGCAATCATGAGAGCTCTATAGGATGGATTTTTACAGTGAGAACACAGATAGGAGGCATCTATTCAACACTAAGTGGAACCAAAGGTGAAAGAAAAACAACCTAAGCTTTGATCATCATGTAATTAGTGGAGGCATATGTCTTCTGCccctccacacacacacacacccccaCAGAAAAAGTGCGCAGGGAAAAGAGAGATAAACTTTAATCACTTGGTTTTTACATTGTTTAGTAGCTAGAGAGTTATGATCTCCTGTACTATCTTTGTAATGTCTCACTTGGGCTACACCAAGATCTACCATAAAGCAGCAAGGAAAGGAAAAGCCAAACAACAAGACCAGCACTGTTCATGTCCTGCTGTTGGCCCACACATGTACGGGGCTTGGTTCCATGCCAATGCCATTCCCTGATTTTGCTTTTTTCAGCCCACAGCATCATCCTCACCGACGCATTATAGGCACTTTGAAGGGCAATTAGAAGTCTGGTAAGCGCAACACCAGCTCACTTTTAAGTAGCTTTTAAATCTTTCTACCGTGAAGtagttcttaatttcttttcctGAAGGTCAGTTTTAGTTACTTTTAACCAATTATTCCAACTTCCTTTGGATGTCCAGTTGTAACTTCTAAACAATGATTTAAACCCGTTaaccagatatttttttttagaaaaagctATTATGCTCCTTTCCGAGCATgcattcaatattttcaatttctcggAGAAACCCAAAACAAACAGTACCAAACACTTCCATCCCACCCAATAGCCTAGATCTTTCAGGCAAAACTCAGTCTACCCCAACTTTAAACTACAGGTGTAGTTACTGTTCTAGCCTATATGCGTTCTTTTGGGcttattgtatttttcttgacaTCCACATTGGTTAGTAATGAATTCCTTCTTAAGTTTCAAGGACATCCTTTGGGTATCTTAAGGTATAGGAGCCAGACTGGACCTTGGGCTaatttaatattgtatataCGCATGCCAAGCCCCATCCTATCTCATCTTGTACTTGCACAGGAACTAGGATTCCTTTTTACCCTACCcacttatttttcttcattttccacTTGGCTTCTTCCTTTCTCCAACTATATTGGACTTAGATGGACGAGCTGTTCATTACCATTATTGTTTGGACAGTTGCTACCTGTGCgttcatcacaaaatatttctAGATCCCAATACACCCAATGCCAAAAAGCACAAGCCAGAAAAAAACAATATGTGCACCAGCCACACCTTTGTAACTCCAAATACACGGAATTTGTTATAGTCCCTCATGTGATATACTCCAACCGCCCCATGAATTGGTTATTCCTAAACGAGTCGTGAAGGgtataaaaaacatttttttgataagtaagaagatattttattgatataaagagaggcatagcccaaatacacaggaggtatacatgtgattacacctatttaggaactagaaacggttacaaggaaatcatggaaactGGGACCATTTAAATCTATAGCAATGGCCCAcaaataaagtcttccagaaaaagCTCTTAAACTCTTCCAAGGAGTGCTCACGATTCTCgaaatttctatcatttctttcactccagatgcaccaaaatatacaaatgggagccatcttccacacagctgcaATCTGTGGTGTCCCCATGATCCCTCTCCAACTAGCTAGTAGTTCAACCACCCTCCctggcataacccatgctaatcccactttcctgaaaaaataattccatATGGCTCTTAcaaactcacaatgtagaagtaaACGATCCACTGTTTCACAAGTTGATGATAAGCCCAcgttttcttaaattatcaatGGTCAGGATCTTCCCTAAAGCTGCTGTCCAAGCAAAAAGCAGCCGTAGAGGTGCTTTACTCtgccaaatgttcttccaaggaaaatgatTCCTACCTTGGGCGGTAAGAGTCTCATACAAAGAGCGTACAGAAAATTTTCCTTTGCTGGAAGGCCGCCACTCCAATTTATCCGCCGCTGTAACAGCAGGACTAATTGTGTATAGCGCGTTAAAGAACTCCACCAGGACACCTACTTCCCAATCATGGGCCTCCCTAATGAAGCTAACATTCCATTGCTGCGAACCATTAGTAATTGGTATAACAAACATACCTTAGTAATTGCTGTGAAGGGTATAACAAACATACCTTAGTGCTGTTGTTTCAGACTATTCGACTTGGTCAGTCAACCCATTTATAAAGGCAAAAGCTTTCTGATCTATATACAGAAACTTTCCTACACTCACGCAAAAGCAAGCTTCCCTCTGGCAAGGAGTGATCCTAGAGGGTTATTTTGCTTGGTCCTTTGACTTCTTTGTATATTGAAGTACATTCTTATAGAGAAGACACAAAAGTATAATCCTGGGGgttttcttatgaataaaacttattgatgatctattaaaaaaaaagactaatcccgggggtttTATGAGTCAAGACTCAAGATACTCATTCACACCAAGTCAGAACTCCAGGGTTCAAAATGGACCTTtaacaaaaatgtttttgatGATTCTATAGCTTGTATGATCCTTGCTCTCGATTAATTTCATAGCTTGAAACATTTGGTAACAATagtattgatgatttttttctccaattttcAGGTTAAATTATGTTTGTTAGTGACAAGAAGTTTAGCACTATCAAAGTATTTTCCAACAATCAAATATGGGGTAAGACCTAATCCTTAGTCATAATCACCTTCAGGAAAAATCTCAAGAAACAGTGCATGAACAGAAAAAATGTTCCCTTACAGCACTCTTGCACGCAAAAAGGCACCCAATTTCACATGCTCAAACTAAAGTGTCCGAATTGATGTTCAAAGTAAGCAAATAACACACAAAGGCACGCTAATAATTCGCAAATTCATGGTCAAAGATCAGAAAACACAGGTAGCGAGCAAAAATATGAGTGCAAAGGGACTCACTGTTCAGTCTCGAAATGCATAAACAGAGTCGAAAAATAAGAACTCCAAATTCTAACCTCGGATTCCGCTCCTCCAGCCGCTCGCGAAGTCGAATTCTCCTGCAAGCCTGTCAGATCAATGGCAAAAATCACATTTCCATCACaattaaaccaaaacaaagaaacaaacagatgttttccaaaaacaaaaataaaataaagaggagaaataaataacaaagaaaaaaaagcccACCCGCACCCTGATCGTCCTGGGACAATTGAAGCGAAGGAGCTGCTAGGGTTTCCAAATGAGACTCTTGCAACTCAGCTTCACCATGCCGTACGGAGCCCCGTAAGTTGCTGAGTTGCGACTCACCGAGTCGGGCttcatcttctctttcttcctcaacATCCTCCGAATCATCAGACTCCTCTTCTTCcgcttcttcttctacttcttcttcattatcatcttcttcttcttcttcgtgtGGCTTCGGATTCTCTACGTGGAGAACTTCTGAGCTCCCGTTCTCAGCCATGGCCGATTCTTTCGCACGAGCGAGGTAGAGAGAGAGTAAAGTTTCCGAACAGTTGCTGAGCTTATTTATAGTGTCCGAAACCGTGACCGAAATCCCGAATCGCGTTTCGGAATCAGTGTAGCAGCAAAGATTAGTGAAAGAGTTGTGGGGAGGGTATATATGTCTTTGACCGGAATTGACTCAGGTGGTTTCAGTGTGGGAGTGAGGGGGCTAACGACCGCCGTTGATTTCTCCGTCACTTCCGGTGACCGTTGCTTCTGTTGACTAGACGGTTTCTTTAACGGCGCTGTGGCAGCATTGTAATTTGAATTTGTAACAAGTCTTTGACTGGATGTACTTGGCAACaagattttcatatttgtaaaaattaaaattactgtttttaattttcataaaatttatatttaaacttaaaattttttaatttaattacttTCTCTAAtttcctattaaaaaattaagagtaTGACATATGCCCAATCCTCGATTAGCTGACACATACCATTAGTATGTTACAACCCTCCCATTAGAAACCTAAGGTCCCGTTTGATTTTACAGGtggtctcaacccatctcattctatattattttatttcatttatctcaacattcaaatactatttaaatacaaatattttttaatttcaaatttttaactttttcatctaatcattacaatttttctaaactttcaactaaaacacaaaaaacaatataacattttaaaatttcaaaacaaagataatattaaaaaataatattctaacaatattttaactttataatatttttattcaactttttttctcttcttcaccaaaacccaataaaatattttaactcaaagcatttcactactattcacaaactatttcattattatttacagatttctcatTACATCTCATCTATATAACCAAATGAGGCTAATAGAGATGAATatagatatcatttttttaagtttagatATTAATGTTGAGAGAGTTAAAATTGTGGTCTCCATTTGTTAAGCATGAAAATTGAGATATTTATTTTGCAAAGTGTAatgatatacttataatttttttacaactattttacaatctatttttaattaatcaataCAATCAtgccacttcattaaaaataagtttcaatattataaaagaataattttatttgaaagccTATATATCATACACTGTCCACGTGGCATAATTTGacttagaagataaattttaaattttaaatcttagaTAATATATGGTACAAAAAAAGCTTTCAAATAGCACTAAAGTTACCTTTCATTTTATGTAGAGTTATAAAGTAGTTttacattttccttttgcaaTTACTCTAAAGTCCAAATGTTTCTTAGAGTTTATTTAGTCTCTCTTAGAAATCCTCCAAATCgctggaggaggaggaggtggaggagggaagaaagaaagggcgcttccttctcctcctcattTCTCATTCCTTCCTTTGTcttcctttctccctctctttcacTCCTATCTCCATCCCTCATTCCCTCATCTTCTCCCTTTACTTCCctcttttcttaatttattttgttaccTTTAAGACTTAAAAGACGGATTTACAATTCTCCAACACCTATGGTATTGAGGCACGAGCAGCACAAGATGCTTCCTAAGCCGATCATTAGGAAGATAGTGgcgaatcaccatatcagatcGTTCAGGTATGACTTTTATGGCTAATTCCGAAGTCTATTGAAGTAGATCTAAACTGTAATTCGTCATTTTCacatttatatttttgctttcattgttgtttccttttgtttagtttaaaaataaaaaaagagatcatCTCTTAGACGTTTTGTCCGTAGAGGTTAAGTCCTCTCCTCGTATGAAGGGTGGGGTATGAATCTCTGTTTTAGGCAGAGTGATGTCTCTTAGACGATTTGTCTATAGAGAGCTACAACATTAGTTAAGACCATAccagtcataaaaaaatttgtgtacTGGTGGAATTCCAAATGTAGTAGTTGGTTTGTGATCTGGAAATTTTTCTGTTTGTATTCGGTTAtggatgtaatttttttctaatgaatgaatgaagtcaATTTctctaaaagaataaaaaaaaaaaaaggtttcttAGTGGGTTTTGAGTTTAGGTGTGTTTTCAATTAATGCTCGGATGCCTACataataaatttatacaaaaatattgatgatgttttgttttacttttctttcttttatcgtATCAGTAGATATATGATGTTTTAGGTTTTTCACACAAAACCGCGTCAACTGTGATAGAACTTAGAAGTCTTAAaaatcatacatttttttttttaaatgtccgATATTATTTATCTTGACTAATTGACATGTATGACCTGACCTCCATCTTACACATTGGGCTATTAAGATGTTTAAAGGCTGCAATAAgcctttattataatttttaggaaaactCTATACATAGTCGGGCTGCGTAAGTGCGGGGGAGCAGCTGCTTATGTGGAAAATGAAGAGCACCGTTTTGGATCTTCTGCAAAACAGTGCGCTTCGTATCAAGATCAATACCCATGAAGACCCACGATCCATTTCCCTTCGTCTCCACCTTTCCTCCCCTCCCTCCTACGAAGTCCTCCCTTCGTCTCCACAAACTCTCCCCCTCCTTTCGATTTTTCCTCCTCCGCAAAGGGCATCCAAGATCTTCTCTCTCACGAAGCTGTTCTACCTCTCCTTAAAAAACAGAGTaattgaacatatttttttaattaatattagtgTGGCAAACATGTGCAAGACACGTACTTAATAACTTGAAGCAATAATTGGTTGAATTTCAGATGCTAATAATGGTAAAAGAACTCGAAGGAAAATCTCATGAAATTTTATGAGGTTAGCCTCCTGCTTAATAGGTATTGCTcgaataaaattgtttgaaatgCTCTATATGTGCTTAGATACTCTGTTTTTTGTTAGCAAATGGGTAGATTACATTGTTGGAGGCATAAATTGGAGAGGAGACTCATTTTAAggtgaaaaattctattcagcAGCTCTACATCAcatacttgtttttattttttatt comes from Juglans microcarpa x Juglans regia isolate MS1-56 chromosome 8S, Jm3101_v1.0, whole genome shotgun sequence and encodes:
- the LOC121244539 gene encoding probable WRKY transcription factor 32 isoform X2 yields the protein MAENGSSEVLHVENPKPHEEEEEDDNEEEVEEEAEEEESDDSEDVEEEREDEARLGESQLSNLRGSVRHGEAELQESHLETLAAPSLQLSQDDQGLQENSTSRAAGGAESEDQIRLPQQEVVATLTAQPADALTQHKSQVSLCPTSSELSPTSVTQSILPLPSPTLREQRLSQAKGNTECMPKTDQQSSSDLKSLSLVPVTKTPSSDGYNWRKYGQKQVKSPKGSRSYYRCTFSECCAKKIECSDHSGHIIDIIYKSQHGHDPPRKFSCTKENKLALSAKPVMGNSFAERPIQMPNESESLKVSEETIQETPTNPERKRQNSSDSNGNCEIKVKEEHANEPEPKRRVKKSDLAHSGSVIKPGKKPKFVVHAAGDVGISGDGYRWRKYGQKMVKGNPHPRNYYRCTSAGCPVRKHIETAVDNASAVIITYKGVHDHDMPVPKKRHGPPSAPLVAAAAPASMSNLQLKKTDKLHNQSSSTQWSVDTEGELTGEAMELGGEKAMESARTLLSIGFEIKPC
- the LOC121244539 gene encoding probable WRKY transcription factor 32 isoform X1; translation: MAENGSSEVLHVENPKPHEEEEEDDNEEEVEEEAEEEESDDSEDVEEEREDEARLGESQLSNLRGSVRHGEAELQESHLETLAAPSLQLSQDDQGAGLQENSTSRAAGGAESEDQIRLPQQEVVATLTAQPADALTQHKSQVSLCPTSSELSPTSVTQSILPLPSPTLREQRLSQAKGNTECMPKTDQQSSSDLKSLSLVPVTKTPSSDGYNWRKYGQKQVKSPKGSRSYYRCTFSECCAKKIECSDHSGHIIDIIYKSQHGHDPPRKFSCTKENKLALSAKPVMGNSFAERPIQMPNESESLKVSEETIQETPTNPERKRQNSSDSNGNCEIKVKEEHANEPEPKRRVKKSDLAHSGSVIKPGKKPKFVVHAAGDVGISGDGYRWRKYGQKMVKGNPHPRNYYRCTSAGCPVRKHIETAVDNASAVIITYKGVHDHDMPVPKKRHGPPSAPLVAAAAPASMSNLQLKKTDKLHNQSSSTQWSVDTEGELTGEAMELGGEKAMESARTLLSIGFEIKPC